AGCCGCCAAGGATACGGCAAAGCCCGCGGCAGCGAAGCCTGCTGCCAAGCCGGATCCGGCGGCAACTGCAGCCGCAGGCGGCGCGGAGCCGAACCTGATCGGCCAATTCGGCACATGGGGCGCCTACACGGCGATGCCGAACGGCAAGAAGGTGTGCTTCGCATTGGCCAAGCCGTCTTCCTCGAAGACCAATCCGCCGAACCGTCCGCGCGATCCGGCCTACGCGTTCGTCTCGACGCGCCCGGCGGAAAAAGTCGTCAACGAAGTCTCGATCATGATCGGCTACGCGCTGAAGCCGGGCTCGGAATCCTCGCTCGAGGTCGGTGGCGCGTCCTATGCGATGTACACCCAGGGCGACGGGCTCTGGATCAAGAACGCCGCCGAGGAAGAGCGGATGGTCGATGCCATGCGCAAATCGGCCGATGTTACCGTCAAGGGCGTCTCCGCCAAGGGCACCGAGACCACCGATACCTTCTCGCTGAAGGGTTTGTCGCAGGCGCTCGACCGGCTGGCGCAGGATTGCCGGCGCTAAAGCATGATCCGGAAAAGTGGTCACCGGTTTTCCGGAAAGATCATGCTTCAAACAAGATGAGCTGCTTTTAAGCCCAAAATAGCGTTGTTTGTCGGCCCTGGAAGGCCTATTTGATCGCTATCTCCCCTCATGGCGAGGAGGCGCTTGCGCCGTCTCGAACCATGAGGCCCGGCTCTCATGCTTCGAGACGCGCTTTGCGCTCCTCAGGATGAGGGAGAAAATTTCTCAAGAACAGAAATTCAATGACCGTAAATTCAATCGAGACCGGTTCTGCGGCTGGAGCTCCCCTTGAGAAGCTCCCGCTCGAGACCTACGTGCCGCCCGCCAAGCCTTCGCTGATCGGCCTGTCGCGCGCCGAGATCGCGGATCGATTGGGCGAGATCGGGGTTGCGCCGGGCCAGCGCAAGATGCGGACGCAACAACTCTGGCACTGGATGTATGTCCGCGGCGCCAAAGAGTTCGACGAGATGACCAGCATTTCCAAGGAAATGCGCGCGCAGCTCGTGCAGCACTACACCGTCGCGCGTCCCGAAGTGGTCGCCGAGCAGATTTCCAACGACGGCACCCGCAAGTGGCTGCTGCGGCTGCCGAGCGGCGACGATGTCCAGAAGGCGCATGAAGTCGAATGCGTCTACATTCCCGAGACCGACCGCGGCACGCTGTGTGTCTCCTCGCAGGTCGGCTGCACGCTGAACTGCTCGTTCTGCCACACCGGCACGCAGCGGCTGGTACGCAACCTCACCGCGGGCGAGATTGTCGGCCAGATCATGGTGGCGCGCGACCGCCTCGACGACTGGGCCGATCGCGAGACCCCGACCGGCAGCCGCCGCGTCACCAATGTGGTGATGATGGGCATGGGCGAGCCGCTGTATAATTTCGACGCGGTGCGCGATGCGCTGCTGATCGTTGCCGACGGCGAAGGCATCGGCATTTCCCGTCGTCGCATTACGCTGTCGACCTCGGGCGTGGTGCCCAACATCATCCGTACCGGTGACGAGATCGGCGTGATGCTGGCGATCTCGCTGCATGCGGTGCGCGACGAATTGCGCAACGAGCTGGTGCCGCTCAACCGCAAGTATCCGATCGCCGAGTTGCTGCAGGCCTGCCGCGATTATCCGGGATCGTCGAACGCGCGACGCATCACCTTCGAATATGTGATGCTGAAGGGCGTCAACGATTCCCTCGATGACGCCAAGCTCCTGGTGAAGCTGCTCAAGGGCATTCACGCCAAGATCAATCTGATCCCGTTCAATCCGTGGCCGGGTACGCGCTACGAATGCTCGGACTGGGAGCAGATCGAAAAATTCTCCGAGTATATCTTCAACGCCGGCTACTCCTCGCCGGTTCGCACCCCGCGCGGCCGCGACATCCTCGCCGCCTGCGGCCAGTTGAAGTCGGAGACGGAAAAGTTGTCCGTGCGCGAGCGCGACGCGCTGCGCGCGATGGCGATGACGGACTAGATTCGATGGCGCTGATCGGCCGTCTCTTTGTCGTCTTCTTTGCTTTCCTGCTCGCGTGCTTCGCGGCCGGGGCGATCGTGGTCATTGCGGTGCTGTATCCGGAATTCAGCGATCTTGCGACCGGGCCGATCGACCAGAGCGCGATCAATGTCGTGCTCGGTTTCGGCTTCATCTTTCTTTCGGGCTTTGCGTTGTTGCCGGCGCTGATCGTGGTGCTGATCACCGAGGCCTTCTCTATCCGGGGCGTGCTCACTTACGCGGTCGGCGGCGCGATCGTCGGCGCGGCCTGCTATCTCGGCCTGACTCCGTTCGATCCGCAGACGATGCAATTCGACGGTATCGTGCGCCGTCACCTCGAGATCATGACCGGCGCGGGCATCGTTGCCGGTCTCGTCTACTGGATGATCGCCGGCCGCAATGCCGGCGCCTGGCGTGAACCGCCGCGTCCGTTGCGGCCGCCGCCGCCCTTGCCGTCGCAGTCGAGGCCGCTGCCGTGATGCTTTCCAACGCTTACTACCTCGGCTAAACCCCGCGCCATGAACCGGACCGGACTTCTCATCGCGCTCGCGCTCGCGCTTGTGATCGGATTGCTGTTCGGGATTTTCCCCGAACTCGATCTGAAGCTGGCGGCGCTGTTCTACGATCCCGCGACCAAATCGTTTCCGCTGAAGTCCGACGCCGTGGCCGCGTTCGCGCGCGATGGCGCGATGTGGGTGGCGTGGGCGCTGGCGCTGCCGGCACTGGTCGCCATCGTCGCAAAGCTGCTGCGGCCGGACCGGCCGATGTTGATCCCCGGCCGCGCCGCGGTGTTCCTGCTGGTCACGATACTTCTCTCCGCCGGCGTTCTCACCAACCTCACCTTCAAGAGCTATTGGGGCCGGCCGCGGCCGGTGATGGTGACGCAGTTCAACGGGCCCTGGGAATTCGTGCCGTATTGGGACCCGCGCGGGGAATGCGGGCGCAACTGCTCGTTCTTCTCCGGCGAGGGCGCCACCGCGTTCTGGACCTATGCTCCCGCGGTGCTGACGCCGCCGGCGTGGCGGCCGCTGGCCTATGCGGCGGCGACCCTGTTCGGGATCACCACCAGCGTGCTGCGGATGGCGTTCGGCGGGCACTTCTTCACCGATGTCGCGGCCGCTGGGCTGGTCAGCTTTCTGGTGATTTGGCTGGCCTATGCCTGGATCTACCGCTGGCCGTCGACCCGGCTGTCGGACGCGGCGATCGAGGCCGCGCTGGAGCGGTTGGGCCGGCCCGGCTATCGGCTGTGGCAGCGATGGCGCGGGCGCTCCCACTGGAGTAATCCGTCGGCGGGACCCTGACCCAGGCTCGCCCGCAGCGCCTCTTAAAACGCGTGCCCAGCCGCGTGAAATTTGCTATTCGCGCCCTCAACCCGCAAACGACAGGGCATTTCGAGCGATTGGAAGGTTTATGAGTACGATTTTGAAGAGCCTGCCCAAGGGCGAAAAAGTCGGCATCGCCTTCTCGGGCGGTCTCGACACCAGCGCGGCGCTATTGTGGATGAAGCAAAAGGGCGCGCGCACCTTCGCCTATACCGCCAACCTCGGCCAGCCTGACGAGGCCGACTACAACGAGATTCCGCGCAAGGCGATGGAATACGGCGCCGAGAAAGCCCGGCTGGTCGATTGCCGCACGCAACTGGTGCACGAAGGCATTGCCGCCATCCAGTCCGGCGCCTTCCACATCTCGACCGGCGGCATCACCTACTTCAACACCACGCCGCTCGGCCGCGCCGTGACCGGCACGATGCTGGTGGCGGCGATGAAGGAGGACGGCGTCAACGTCTGGGGCGATGGGTCCACCTTCAAGGGCAACGATATCGAGCGCTTCTACCGTTACGGCCTGCTGACCAATCCGAGCCTGCGCATCTACAAGCCATGGCTCGACCAGCAGTTCATCGACGAACTGGGCGGCCGCGCCGAAATGTCGGCGTTCATGACCGCGCATGGCTTCGGCTACAAGATGAGCGCCGAGAAGGCCTATTCGACCGACAGCAATATCCTCGGCGCCACCCACGAGGCCAAGGATCTCGAGCAGCTCGACAGCGGCATCAAGATCGTCAATCCGATCATGGGCGTGCCGTTCTGGCGCGACGACTGCGCCGTCAAGGCCGAGAAGGTCACCGTGCGGTTTGCCGAGGGCCAGCCGGTCGCGCTGAACGGCCAGACCTTCGCTGATCCGGTCGCGCTGTTCCTCGAGGCCAACGCCATCGGCGGCCGGCACGGCCTTGGCATGAGCGACCAGATCGAGAACCGGATCATCGAGGCCAAGAGCCGCGGCATCTACGAAGCGCCCGGCATGGCGCTGCTGCACATCGCCTATGAGCGTCTGGTCACCGGCATCCACAACGAAGACACCATCGAGCAGTACCGCATCAGCGGCATGCGTCTCGGCCGGTTACTCTACCAGGGGCGGTGGTTCGATTCCCAGGCGCTGATGCTGCGCGAAACCGCGCAGCGCTGGGTGGCGCGCGCGGTCACCGGCGAGGTGACGCTCGAGCTGCGCCGCGGCAACGACTACTCGATCCTGAACACCGAGAGCCCCAACCTGACCTATGCGCCGGAGCGGCTGAGCATGGAGAAGGTGGAGGATGCGCCATTCACGCCGGCCGATCGCATCGGCCAGCTGACGATGCGCAACCTCGATATCGCCGATACCCGCACCAAGCTCAATCTCTACGCCGAGAACGGCTTGCTCTCGAGTGGGGAAGGCTCCGACATCTTCCGGCTCGGCAGCGACAAGGGCTGAATTGTTCGCAACTCTACCCAGGTCATTGCGAGGAGCGTAAGCGACGAAGCAATCCACGCTTCATTTGAGTGGCGAGATGGATTGCTTCGCTCCGCTAGCAATGACGATAAAAATGGCCGGGATTGCTCCCGGCCATTTTCATTTGATGACGACCTGCCTCGGCGGCTTCGGCCTTACCGCGGCGGCGCGACGCCGGGCGGGGGCGGCGGCAGCGACGCCTGCCCACCATTGAGCAGCGGCGTGATGCGGCGGACGGTAACGCGCCGGTTGATCGCACTCGGCCCGTCGGTCTGCTCCTTCAGGTACTGCTTGCCGTAGCCCTGCGAGGTCAGGTTTTCGGCCGGCACGCCAAACTGCTGCGTCAGCAGCGTGGCCGCGGATTCGGCGCGGCGGTCCGACAGCGACAGGTTGTCGGTGTCGCTGCCGACCGCGTCGGTGTGTCCCTCGATCAGGAACACCTCGCGCGGGTTGCGCTGAATCGCCCGGTTGAGGCCGTCGGCGATCGCCTGCAGCTTCGCGGCCTGATCGGGCGGAATTTCCCACGATCCGGTTGCGAAGTTGATGGTGTTGACGTCGATGCTCGGCATCAACTGGCGCACGTTCGGGCTGTAGCGGATTTCGTCGAGCGTATAACGCCGCTCGATCCGGTCCACCGGCGGTGCCACCATGGTGTCGTAGATCAGCTCCGGCGGCGCTTCCTCGGAATCGACGATGTATCGATCATAGGGGATGCGGACCACCGGCGGCGGCAGGTCGACATAGAAGCCGCCGACCGCACGCGGATCGCGGTAGCTGTTGTCGATGATGATGATCTCGCGACCGCGGTCGTCGCGGCGAATCCGCCGCAGCAACTGGCCGTCGGGGCCGATCACCGTGATGATCTCCGATCCGTCGGGCCGGATCACGACCGTGCGGGTTTCGCCGCCGATGGTCTGGGTCCGGATGTCACGCGCACCGTACTGGAAGCGATCCATCTCGTTGTGACGGACATACTCCTGCCCGCCGGGATCGCGGATGATGATCCGGCCCGGCTCGGTGATGACGGTACGTCCGCCCTCCTGGACCTCGCGGCGTTGGCCGCGGAAGTCGCTGAGGTTGCGCGGTCCCTGCATGGCGGCACCCGGTGCGATCGGGGCCAGCGCGACAGCGGGCGGCGGTGCGGCCGGCAGCGGCGCGGTGATCTGAGGCGCGCGCTGGAATGCCGGCGTGACCGTCGGCGGCGCGTTCTGCGCGCGACCCGGAGGCACCGCGGAGTTCGGCCCGGCCGGCACCGCGGTGGGTGCCGCAGGTGCGCCCGCGGCCGCAGGTGCGCCCGCGGCCGGAGGTGCTCCAGCCGGAGCTGTCGTAACTGGAGGTGCCGCTCCCGGGACAGCACCCGGTGCGCCGCCCGGAGGCGGCCCGCCGGGACGTCCCTGCTGACCGGTTGGCCCACTTGTACCGGCAGGCGGTGTACCGGCAGGCGGTCCGCCCGGCGTACGCGGCGGCGGCGCCGTCGTCGGACTTCCACCTGCAGGAGGGGCAGCTGTCGGAGGCGTTGCCGTCGGTGCAGGTGTCGGCGCCGGTGCCTGCTTGGCGCCGGGAGGCGGCGGAGGTGGAGGCGTCGTCGGTTGCTTCGGCGCAACCGGAGGCGTCGTCGCTGCCGGGGGCGGCGGCGGAGGCGGTGGCGGCGTATGAACGGGCGGGGCCGCCGTGGGCGGAGCCGGGGGGGCCGGACGTGCGGGAGCAGCGGGCGGAGGCGGCGCGGGCGGCGTTGGACGCGCGGGCGCAGCCGCGGGAGGCGGCGGTGGCGGGGCCTGATGCTGCGGAGGAGGCGGTGGCGGCGGAGCCGGACGCGGAGCTGCAGCCGGGGGCGGTGGCGGAGCTGGACGCGGAGCTGCAGCCGGGGGAGGTGGCGGCGGCGGTGTTGGACGCGGGGCTGCAGCCGGGGGAGGTGGCGGCGGCGGTGCGGGATGCGGTGCTGCGGCGGGCGGCGGCGCCGGTTGCCTTGGCGCGGCGGCCGGCGGCGGCCCCTTCGGCCTTCCATCAGGGCCAAGCTCTTCCTTGGCTTGCGCCACGACGAGCGGCGCAGTTTGCGCATGCGATGTGGAAGTCGCCAGCTGTGCCACGGTCAAAGCAGTGGTGGCCAGCAGCAGGATGCGAAGGTTTGTCATGATGTCCTTAGGTCCCGGAAGGTTCTTGAAAGGCATGGATTAGCTTTTACGGATAAGCTTTTACCGAAGGTCTCGGCAGATCGATCAACGGCTAATCGTTAGGCCGGATTGTGGCAGGCTATGAAACTCGAATGCGATATATTTCGTCCACGCAACAGCATGCATGCATCATTGTTCATTACTCATTCAGGCCGCCCCCATTCAGGCCACGCTTTCAGCTCCAGGTCATGTTGTTGCCGAAATCAGTAGCCGGATTCGGCGTGCGAGGTCCATCCGGTCCGCGCAACGGAAGCTCGTCAGGCATCTTGCCCGGCAGCTCCTGCGGTGGCGGTGGCAAGCCCGGATCGTGCACCGGCGGCGGTATCTCCGGACGCGGATTGCCCGGAGGTGTTTCCTGCGGCGGTTCGGTCGGATGTCCCGGCGTTGCCGGCGGAATTTCTGGAGGTTCGATCGGCATCCGGGACAACGGCGTAGATGCGGCGATGTTCCGTGCGCATTGCAGTCACGACCTAACCGGAACCGCGAACCAGCAGCGTGTTGCTGCGGGTCTTGCCGGTCTCGGCGTAGCCGCGGGCGCGCATGTCGGCGATACAGTCTTCGAGCCACTCGTTTGCCGATAGATGCTCGATCACCACGGCGCGGGGCCACAGCGTTTGTGGGGCGTCCTTGAAGAAGGGAATCAGCGCGCGGTCCTCGAAACCCTCGATGTCGATCTTGAGCGCGTCGACCTGCGTAACGCCGGCATCCTCGAGGATACGCTGCAGCCGCAGCGACGGCACCTTGATGGCCTTGCTGGAAGCTTCACCCGTGACGATATGGCTGGCGCCGAAGTTGTCGCCATCGGTTTCGATCATCAGCTCGCCATCGGCGGCGCCGGCGGCGGCGGCCACCAGACTGACCTGGGTATAGCCGGAGGCTGAATTGTTGAAGGCGAGCCGCGCGTGGGTGACGGGATGCGGTTCGATCGCGATCACCTTGCCCGCAGGCCCGACATGGCGCGCCAGCACCATGGCGTAGGTGCCGACATTGGCGCCGACGTCGACGAACACGCCGCCGACAGGCGTATGCGCGCGCAGAAAATCCAGCTCGTCGATATTGTAATCGGGATTGAACAATGCGCCGCGTTCGGTGGCGCTGGCCTGGTGATAGAAGCGAAACGACGCGCCCTGATAGATGACATCGACGGGTCCGGCGCGCAGCAGATTGACCAGCCGCGACAGCATCGGGCGAAACGCGCCGCGCTTGAGCCGCGAACGATGCGCCAGCCGGATGATGGCGGCCTGCGCAGCAGTCGGGGCGAACGCGCCGAACGGCGCGGGCGAAGGGTCATTGTCGGGCGTCAAGCGGTTATCCTCGGTGAAAGCGGCACATGCATAGCCGGTTTTTCGGCGGCGATACAACGGCGCATCGGGCGTCCTCGGCGTGAATCGGATGGGTATCGCTTCGCTCCACCCATCGAATCTCGAATACGACTTCGCTATCTCGCGACACACTGCGCCCGAGTTTTGCCAATCATTCGCCTCTCTCGAAATCAAAGGGCGCAGGGAAGACCGGGGGTGCGCTGCACCCGCGGTCTCGCGTGCATGAGATGCGAGAAGATGCGCACACGAGCATGCAGGTCAGGTCCACACGACTTCACCGTAGGCAACGACAGCGCTCATCTTTCGCCGGGCAAAGCTGACCTGAAGGCATCTCCGCTTCAGGACACCTTAATGTTCGACCCGGTACAGGCGCCATCGCTTCGGCACGCCTTTGAGTTGGTGAACGCCGCGATCCTCGAAACGAATTCCGGACTGCGACATCTGATCCTTGACCGCGCTCGAGACCAGGACTTCGCCGGCGCGCGCTTTCGCGGCGACGCGCGCGCCGATGTGAAACGCGAGACCGACCACTTCGCCGCCGCTCACCGTGTATTCGCCCGCATGCAGGCCCACCCTGATCTCGAGACCCAGCGTGCGCACGGCCTCGCGGATCGCGGCCGCGCAACGGACGCCGGCTGCCGGCGCCTTGAACGTCGCGAGCAGTCCGTCCCCCGTCGTCACGACTTCCTTTCCGCGCAAGGTCTTCAACTCCTTGCGGACGGCGGCGTAATAGTGACCCATCACCTGCGTCCAGCGGGCATCGCCGAGCCGCGCGGCTTTTTCGGTAGACCGGACGATATCGACAAAGAGGATCGTGGCGAGCGCTTGTTCGAGCTCGGAGCTACGATCGGCGGTTCGGCGCCGGGTCGCAATACTTCCAGTCAGCAGTTCGTAGCGATGGTTGCGCCGCCGCGCGATCGCGGCTTTTGCATAATCGCTGGCACGCTGCACCGTGCCGCAACGAATTGTCTTGTCCCTGGGTGGAAGCGTCCAGTAGACCTTTCGTCCATCGCCGGCGCCATGGACCTCCACCGCGCCCCACTTCAGGAAAACTGCCGAGCCAACCCGTCGAATACACCATGCCTTTGACGTGTATCCGGAAACGTTTGACTGATGGAGTCCGACGCGAAGGAATTTGGGCATGAACGTGCGGCCGATCGAAAGGCGGTTTAGGCCTACCTGGGGTAAAGCGTAGTCATCCATTCCCGCATTGGCAACAGTACTGCCAATCGAAAACTTGCCAATGGTTCACGCGCCAATTCGCGTCGCAAGCACCCCGACGAGAGCGCTCCGGGTTAGTTCCGTAGGGCTCCGCGTTTTTCCTGCGCTGTTGCCGAAACGCGACAATCGCGAATCCGTCGTGTGGTACGCTCGGAGCGACCGTACGGATCGTGCGATGTAATGGTTCGTGATGGTTGGTTCACAAGGGGGACCACGGAATGAACCAGCGCTTCCTGCCGCTGACTTGTTTCCTCACCTTGACGGTGCTCGCAACGGTTTCGGGCGAAGCGACGGCGCTCGCCAGCCAAAAGCAAACCCATCATGCCAAGAAGGCGCATGGGGCAATGGGGGCGCGGCATCACCGCAATGCCGAACTGAAAAAGCATGGGCACGCGGCGCATGTCGCGGTGGCGCGACGCAAGTCGGCGCCGTCTGTCGATGCCGCAGCCGCGCCTCCACTCTCGGGCGACCTCGCAGCGGTCAAGAGCGCGATCGACTTGGCCCGCAGAGCCAAGACGGGTGAAGCGACCGTCATTGAAAAAGCAATCGGCGACCCAACGGCCCAGAGACTTGTCGAATGGTTCATTCTGCGACATCCGGATGCCGACGCGAGGTTCGACCGGTATGCGGCGTTCATTGCCGACAACCCGAACTGGCCGGGCATGGGGTTAATGCGAAGGCGCGCGGAGGCGCGCCTATGGCAAGAGCGGATTGACGCGACCACGGTTCGTCGTTTTACGGGCGATCGGCCGACAAGCACGAAGGGCCGTCTTGCGCTTGCGCGGGCGCTTCTTGACGGAGGCGATCGTGAGGGCGCCCGACGCTGGGCTCGCGAGGCCTGGCGGTCGGAGGAGCTTTCGGAACGCGCGGAAACCGAGGCGTTCGAAGTGTTCCGCGACCTGCTCACACGCGAGGACCACCGGGCACGGATGGACAAGCGCATCGGCGCGAAGGATTTTTCGGCAGCGAAGCGCGCAGCACAACGTCTCGGTAGCGACGAGGTTTCGATCGTGAAAGCCTGTGTGGCTTCGATGGCGAACGAGACCAAGGCGCTCGACCAGCTTGACGCCGTCGAAACCGCGGCACGGCAGGACCTTGGCTACACCCTATGCCTCATTCATTGGATGCGGCGTCACGATCGGATTGAAGGCGCAACCCGTCTGGTGCTGGCGGCGGTGCCGGAAACCATGGCGTTCCAGGACACCGATGAATGGTGGCGAGAACGGCGCCTTCTCGCTCGCAAGCTGCTTGATCTCGGCAGGTTCCGGACCGCCTATGAAGTCGTGCGCGACGCCGCCCCGCCGGCCAGTGAGAATTACCGGGCGGACTTTCATTTCATGTCCGGCTGGATCGCGTTGCGCTACCTGAATGATCCTGCGACGGCGCGCGCACACTTTGCCCATATCGACGATGGATCGGTCAATCCGACCGTGCTTGCGCGGGCGAACTACTGGCGAGGTCGCGCCGCCGAGGCGACCGGAGACAACGACGCCATGCGTGCGGGCTATGAAGCCGCCGCGCGCCACACCACGGCTTATTACGGACAGCTTGCACGAGCCAAACTCGGTCTTGAAAGACTTGAGCTGCGCGGACCGCGGCAAGCCGATCCGGCCAGCAGTCCTGCGTTTTCGGACCAAATCGTGCGTGCCGCCGACATGCTCTATGCGGTCGGCGAGCGCGACGTCGTGGTGAGTTTTGCGGTCGATCTCGCGGAACAGTCCGATGATGTGGCGACGCTGACGGCGTTGGGCGAGCTTGCCGGACGCCGCAACGATGCGCGCGGCATGTTGGAGATCGGGAAGACAGCGCTCGCCCGTGGGCTGGCGGTCGATCACTACGCCTTTCCAACGATCGGAATCCCGCAGCACAGTCCGATCGGGCCGGAAATAGAGCGCAGTGTCATCTATTCGGTAGCGCGTACTGAAAGCGCGTTCGACCAGCGCGACAAGTCGGCGGCAAACGCGGTCGGACTGATGCAGGTCACACCCGAAGCCGCCCGCGACACTGCCAAAAGGTTCGGCGTCGCCTACGATTGGGACCGCATGGTTTCGGATCCTGTCTATAACACGCAAATGGGCGCGGCCGAACTCAGCGCACTGTTAAAGGAATACGGTGGCTCTCACATCATGGCCTTCGCGGGTTATAATGCCGGCCGGGGCCGCGTCCGGGAGTGGGTAAAGCAGTACGGCGATCCTCGCGATCCCAATGTGGACGCGATCGACTGGGTGGAACGCATTCCATTTTCCGAAACGCGCAACTATGTCCAGCGAGTCATGGAGAATTTGCTGGTCTATCGTGTTCGGTTTGATAATGGCAGTGGCGCGTCGGTGATTGCGAAGTCGGATCAACGTCCCGGGATCTCCCAGGAGGCTAACTCGGTGCCGCTGTTGGCCACCGAAACACCGGCTTCTCGGTGAGACACGGGCCGAAAAGCTGGCGAGGGCTGGCGGATCAGCAGGTCATTGGTAAGCAGGCTGAATCTCTCGGCCTCCTATTGGGGGCAGGCGGGGGCCAAGAAGCCAGTTTGTAGTATTGCTCACATAGTGGGCGGGTTTTGGAATTGTCACGCGCCATTCGCCTGCTACGAAAAGGCTGCAGCTTATCCATACGCCGTATAAAGCGCTCAAGCGCCAACATGAGCCGGCTGGCGTCGCGGAATCGACACTCCGTTTGTCGGGATCCGCGCCGGTCGTTCGTCCTCTGGATGCACAGCCCTCTCGACAGCGTCCTGCAATGGCCCGGAGCCTTCCAATGATCCCCACCATCACAGCCTTCGAACGGTCGCCCGACCGCGGTAAAGGACAGGCACGGGACATGCGTGTTCGTTGGGCGCTCGAAGAAGTGGGCCAGCCTTACAACGTTCGTCTTGTTTCGTTCACCGCGATGAAGGAGCCCGCGCATCGTGCGCTGCATCCGTTCGGGCAGATTCCGACCTATCAAGAAGGCGAGCTCGCTCTGTTCGAGTCGGGGGCCATCGTGCTCCATATCGCGGAGCGCCATCGTGGCCTGCTGCCGGATGATACGAACGCCCGGACGCGCGCGATCGCATGGATGTTTGCCGCGCTCAGCACGCTGGAGCCTCCGATCGTCGATCTCGGTATCGCCATGCTGCTGGAGCTCGACA
The Bradyrhizobium sp. KBS0727 genome window above contains:
- a CDS encoding lytic transglycosylase domain-containing protein — encoded protein: MNQRFLPLTCFLTLTVLATVSGEATALASQKQTHHAKKAHGAMGARHHRNAELKKHGHAAHVAVARRKSAPSVDAAAAPPLSGDLAAVKSAIDLARRAKTGEATVIEKAIGDPTAQRLVEWFILRHPDADARFDRYAAFIADNPNWPGMGLMRRRAEARLWQERIDATTVRRFTGDRPTSTKGRLALARALLDGGDREGARRWAREAWRSEELSERAETEAFEVFRDLLTREDHRARMDKRIGAKDFSAAKRAAQRLGSDEVSIVKACVASMANETKALDQLDAVETAARQDLGYTLCLIHWMRRHDRIEGATRLVLAAVPETMAFQDTDEWWRERRLLARKLLDLGRFRTAYEVVRDAAPPASENYRADFHFMSGWIALRYLNDPATARAHFAHIDDGSVNPTVLARANYWRGRAAEATGDNDAMRAGYEAAARHTTAYYGQLARAKLGLERLELRGPRQADPASSPAFSDQIVRAADMLYAVGERDVVVSFAVDLAEQSDDVATLTALGELAGRRNDARGMLEIGKTALARGLAVDHYAFPTIGIPQHSPIGPEIERSVIYSVARTESAFDQRDKSAANAVGLMQVTPEAARDTAKRFGVAYDWDRMVSDPVYNTQMGAAELSALLKEYGGSHIMAFAGYNAGRGRVREWVKQYGDPRDPNVDAIDWVERIPFSETRNYVQRVMENLLVYRVRFDNGSGASVIAKSDQRPGISQEANSVPLLATETPASR
- a CDS encoding glutathione S-transferase family protein; its protein translation is MIPTITAFERSPDRGKGQARDMRVRWALEEVGQPYNVRLVSFTAMKEPAHRALHPFGQIPTYQEGELALFESGAIVLHIAERHRGLLPDDTNARTRAIAWMFAALSTLEPPIVDLGIAMLLELDKTWYAQRLRIVEDRIRVRLGELSARLDNADWLDGAFSAGDLLMVTVLRRLNGSEILQEYPVLSAYVARGEARPAFRRAFDAQLAVFTAASTG